GCGCTCGAGGCATTACCCGGGGTCGGCCGCAAGACCGCCAACGTGGTGCTCAACACCGCCTTCGGCGAACCGACCATGGCAGTGGATACGCATATCTTCCGGGTCGCCAACCGTACCGGCCTTGCGCCCGGCAAGGACGTGCGTGTGGTGGAGGACACGCTGGTCAAGGTCATTGGCGCAGAATTCCTGCATGACGCCCACCACTGGCTGATCCTGCATGGCCGCTATGTCTGCAAGGCCCGCAAACCGGATTGCCCGGGCTGCGTGATCCACGACCTGTGCCGCTACCGCGACAAGACCCCGCCGGCCCCAGAGCGGCAAACAAAAACGAGGAGTGATGCGGCTATGGCATCAACCCAAGCCCGCAGCAAGACGACAGCGCAGTAGAGAACCCCGATCCACACCCAGCAAACGCACGGCCGCATGCTGTTGCGATTCCCGATTCCCGATTCCCCAATCCCGGCCCGAAAAAATCGTGACCGGATGATGCGTCTTGCGGCGCCAAGCATCATCCGGTCACGACAGCAGTGCTCCCGGCGCGAACGCCGGGATGACAACTAAGGTTAAGCGGCCTTGCGTGGTTCCGGCAACGGCACAGCGTCGACGACGCGCTTGCCCTCCACGCGCCGGTCCAGTTCCTTCCAGTCAACCACCAGCTCGCAGCCACGCGATGCCGCATTCCGGCTCCAGTCGCGCAGCAACTCGATGCAGGCATGGTCTACGTGGTGCAGCTTGGCCACATCCAGATGCAGCGCGGTGTTGGGCGGCACGCTTTCCAGCGTACGCGCCATCGCCGGCACCTTCAGGAAGGTGGCCGAGCCCTGCAGGGTCAGATGCATCTCGTCCTTCTTGTCGGCGTGCTCGCGCACTTCGACCTTCAGACGCGAGGAATGCAGCGCCAGGCGGAACAGCGACAAGCCAAAGCCGATCAGCACGCCGGTCAGCAGGTCGGTCGCCACGATCGCGGAGGTAGTGGCCAGGTAGATCGCAGCCGTTCCACGACCGTAGGTCGCCAGCTCCTTGACCTGCCCGATCTTGATCATCTTCACGCCCGTATAGACCAGGATACCGGCCAGACACGCCACCGGCGTCATCCGCAGCAACCACGGCAGCAACATCGCAAACACCAGCAGCCAGCTACCGTGCAGGATGGTCGATGCACGCGTCGCCGCACCGGCCTGCACATTGGCCGCACTGCGCACGATCACGCCGGTCATCGGCAACGCGCCCAGGAAGCCGCACAGCATATTGCCCACGCCCTGCGCGGCGAGCTCGCGGTCGTATTGCGTGCGAGCGCCCTGGTGCATGCGGTCCACCGCTGCTGCCGAAAGCAAGGTCTCGGCACTGGCGATGAAGGCAAAGGTCACCGCCGACACCAGCAGGGTGTGATTGAACACCCCGAAGATGTCGGAGACGCTCGGGATGCTGATCGCGGAGAACAGGTTGCTCGGCACATCGACGCGATTGACGTCCAGGCCCTGCAGCTGCGCCGTCGCGGTCACCGCAACCACTGCGATCAACGCACCGGGAAGGAAGCGCAGACGCTGCGGACGCAGCTTGTCCCATGCCAGGATGATGCCGATCGTGGCCAGACCCACGAACAATGCGGTGCGGCCGGTGCCTGCGCTGATCGCCTGCCACACCACGGCGGGCAATGCGGCGAAGTTCTCCAGACCACGCGCCTTGGGCGCGGCATCCATCAGCACATGCGCCTGCGATGCGACGATCAGGATGCCGATGCCCGACAACATGCCGGCCACCACGGCCGGCGATGTCATCCGGAACCACACGCCCGCCCGGCACAGACCGGCAATCAGCTGGATCGCACCGGCCACCAGGATGACCGGCCCGAGCGCGGCGGCGCCATGCTCGCGAACCAGTTCGAACACCAACACAGCCAGGCCGGCGGCCGGCCCGCTCACCTGCAAGGGGGAGCCCGCCAGGAAGCCAACGACCAGTCCACCGACGATGCCGGTGATCAGGCCTGCGGCAGGCGGCATGCCGGATGCGATCGCAATACCCATGCACAACGGCAACGCGACAAGAAAGACCACGACAGACGCCAACAAATCACGCCCGAACAGTCCCTGGCGGAAATATCCGCCGATACCTGATGTGTTCATGATCCACTCCGTCAGGCGAGTTCAGCGCGAACGACTTGCTGCAGTCGCGGACGCGGAGTGGCTTCGGGAGTGCTTTCGGCCAGCAGCGGCCGGAAGCCACCCTTTTCGGCATCGAAGGCGCGAATCTCGCCGTGGGCGATATCGTAGATCCAGCCATGGATCCGCAAGGTGCCTGCGGCAAGACGCGCAGCGACCACCGGCTGCGTGCGCAGGTGGTCCAGCTGCGAGACCACGTTCTCCTCGGTCATGCAGCTCAGTGCGTCCGGGCTGGCAGGATCGTGCCCGTGATGCGCGGTGACGTGACGCGCCGCATCGGTGTGCTTGAGCCACGCCGCCACGGAGGGAACG
The window above is part of the Xanthomonas cassavae CFBP 4642 genome. Proteins encoded here:
- the nth gene encoding endonuclease III, whose amino-acid sequence is MRKPAIQEMFVRLRELNPHPTTELEYTTPFELLIAVLLSAQATDVGVNKATRKLYPVANTPRDILDLGEEGLKRYISTIGLFNAKAKNVIATCRILLEHHGGEVPHDRAALEALPGVGRKTANVVLNTAFGEPTMAVDTHIFRVANRTGLAPGKDVRVVEDTLVKVIGAEFLHDAHHWLILHGRYVCKARKPDCPGCVIHDLCRYRDKTPPAPERQTKTRSDAAMASTQARSKTTAQ
- a CDS encoding SulP family inorganic anion transporter encodes the protein MNTSGIGGYFRQGLFGRDLLASVVVFLVALPLCMGIAIASGMPPAAGLITGIVGGLVVGFLAGSPLQVSGPAAGLAVLVFELVREHGAAALGPVILVAGAIQLIAGLCRAGVWFRMTSPAVVAGMLSGIGILIVASQAHVLMDAAPKARGLENFAALPAVVWQAISAGTGRTALFVGLATIGIILAWDKLRPQRLRFLPGALIAVVAVTATAQLQGLDVNRVDVPSNLFSAISIPSVSDIFGVFNHTLLVSAVTFAFIASAETLLSAAAVDRMHQGARTQYDRELAAQGVGNMLCGFLGALPMTGVIVRSAANVQAGAATRASTILHGSWLLVFAMLLPWLLRMTPVACLAGILVYTGVKMIKIGQVKELATYGRGTAAIYLATTSAIVATDLLTGVLIGFGLSLFRLALHSSRLKVEVREHADKKDEMHLTLQGSATFLKVPAMARTLESVPPNTALHLDVAKLHHVDHACIELLRDWSRNAASRGCELVVDWKELDRRVEGKRVVDAVPLPEPRKAA